The DNA sequence AAGGTCATCGCTGCGTGTTAAAGCGTGCGCGACATCGTGGTAAAAGAGGACACGCCACCCGGGATACGTACTTCCTACCAACTGGAGTTGATAATCCAAAACAGACGCGAGATTCAAACTCCCCAGGAAGTCTTGGTAGGGTTCAAAGGTTCGATCCTGAATTGCGGTGTCAATTTGGGAACGGAAATCAAGGGCGGCGAGTTTTTCGCGCGAGATTCCTGTGTGGAGGAGGTAGGCATCCCAGACAGCAGGATCTTTAAGAGAAGCAAAGCGATTCCAGAGTGCCCGACTCTTGAGCCGTGGCAGTTCCCAGAGAAGTGAAAAAGCGGTTTCCAGCGCAGCATCAAGCCCTGCTTCGTCTGTAACAGCCAAAAACGATTGGGCTACCATCGCATATAACTGGTCCGTCACCTCTTCAATCGCTTCTGAGAGTTCGCGCCTTTGGTTATGCAACTGCGGGGCGTTATGGGACCCGGGTGCGACACATTCTAATAGATTGCCGAGCACCGTCTCAAGAATATCGCGATTGACAAATCCACGTCCAGAGCGTTGTGCCAACCCCTCTCGACTCATGCTGTCAATACGCAAGGCATCCAATTCAGACTTGCTATAGATAGGACGCAGGCGTTTCAGGGTTTGGGTCAATAGCAGTTTCTTTCGGTGTTCGTAAGAAGCGTCAAAAAGTGTATTTTTAATTTTCCTTGCGGTTCGGTCAGGCGGACGTAGATAATGACCCGCCTTCCCGTATACCCGCCCTCCATTTCATTACGGGCTACGGTTTTTCATTCTATCCAAGATAGCAGCCTGCAACAACGGCGCAGGCGAATATAAGAGAAAACCCTCAATAAGAAAACACCTCATTTCTCGCCTCGCGAACATTTAAAAGTTCCTGTGCAGCGGTAACGCCAGCACCTAGGGGAACGTCATATCCGATGGAGCAGAGCCCCCGCTCGAAGGCAGAAATGGCGACAATAGCATCGTTTTCATCCATCCAGCCGAGATGTGCGATCCGGACGATTTTGCCGCTTAACTGACTCTGACCGCCAGCATAGGTGATCCCGTATGTGTCGCGCATCAAATTGACAAACGCTTTCCCATCAATTTCCGTTGGCAAACGAATAGAGGTCAAGGTATTCGCTGGAGACGTTGCAAAGAGCGAAAGCCCCAGTGCTTTAATCGCACTTCGGGTCGCGACTGCCAAGCGATTGTGGCGGGCAATGGTACTGCGAATGCCCTCCGCACAGATGCGATTTAAGGCACATTGAAGTGCTGCCAGCAGTGTCACCGCCGGTGTGTAGGGAACAGACCCTTCCAAACCGCTCTGGTATGCTTTTTGGAAGTCGAGATAGTACTTCGGAAGGTCAGAACACTTAACAGCATCCCATGCGCGTTGGTTGAGCGCGGCGAACGCCAGCCCGGGTGGTGTCATTAGACCTTTCTGGGAGCAGGAGACAACAACGTCCACGCCCCAATTATCCATCTGTAAATCATCGGCAGCGAGTGCGCTCACAGCGTCAACAACCAAGAGCGTCGGACGCACGCGCGTTAGACCTGCCAACGCCTCGATGTCGTGCAAGGCACCCGTCGAGGTCTCACAGAGCGTTGCAAAGACAGCTTTTACATCGGGGTGTTCCGTTAAGAGGGCTTCCACTGTCTGTGGTTCAACAGAATCCCCATACGTTACGTCAATCGGTATCACTTCAATGCCATAAGCGGTGCAGATGTCGCTCCAGCGTTCCCCGAATTTACCGCTCCGAATGACAATGACGCTGTCTCGGGGAGATAATAGGTTGGCAACTGCGCCTTCCATAGCACCGGTTCCAGACGATGTTAGAAAGAGGACATCGTTTTCGGTTTGGAAAACGTGTTTGAGTTTTTCGAGAATATCTTTGATGAGGGCGACAGCATCCGCGCTGCGGTGATAGTCTATCGGTTGCGCCATTGCCAATAACGCTTCAGACGGAATCGGCGTGGGACCGGGTGTGAAAAGCCATTTTTTCATTCTTTAATTTTACCTTGCGGAGAAACAACGGACGCTTGAAAGTTGACGTGCGTCCCTCATATCCGCCTGCGTGTTTTTGCGAATGCTGAAATCCAATGCGAAGAAAGTCTTTGCTTGGGGTGTTTTTGCTTGGGCATTTCTGCGGATTTCTGCGGATTGTTGCAGGCTACGTGCTTAGGATTACAGCGAATTACAATTTTAAGCAGTGTTGACAGCCACGACCGTTTTGCCTTCGACGTTAACAATAACCCACTCTTGGTCAAGTAGTTCGCACAACTCTATAATTGCGGTACGTTGTGCTGTGCTATCCATCGGCACCTCAATGGTGAGTGTGGCGAATTCTTCTTTCTGTATTTCGCCCTGTTTATCGAATTTCATTGGCGTAATTTGAATTTTTTTCAATTTTGCATCCATATCTTTTCCTTTATTTATAACAAAGTTTACAATTACTAATACAGTACAGAGGGCGAGGTTAGAAAACCGCGCCAGCGGATTTTATGCATCATCCATGAATGCTGCGACATCCATACACGCTCCACCACGTCGGGAAGACTCCCAACCCGCCAAAATAGGGGCTAAAGAGAAGAGCCCATCGTAATAATCACTTTGTAAAAGGCTTGCATCCGCAGACTGAATGGCGCGGATAAACGTTTTATCCTGTTCCAACCACGGATCGAATTCGTCCGCTTGATAAAGGACGACACCATTCACGACAATCCTATCGTATCCGTGAATTTCGAGGCATCCGCCTTCATAGAAAATGGTAAATCGCGGTTCACTTTTCGGACCTGGACCGGCTGCGACAAAGCTAAGCGTCATCGTAGCACCGTTTTCAAAGCAGTAATTGAAACTGGTAGACAGCGCGTTCGCATAAGCCGGACGTTCACAATAAAACGCTTGGGATTTGGCAACGTTCAATCCCGTCATGAATCGAGTGTAATCCGTGGCGTGCACTCCCCAATCGAGGGCACTTCCACCAGATTTATCCACCTCTTCCCACCACGTTTTGGGGCCGCCTTCTGTTGAGGGCGGTAAGCCGCCGAAACTCTGAAATCGGACATGCACGATGTGTTTGTCCATCAAATATCGACGTGCTTCTTGGAAGATCGGACGATACCGTTCGCGAAACCCAACGGTGCTGATAACACCGGCTTGCCGAATGGCATTATTAATTCGGTGGGCAACCTCCATTGTGAGTGCCTGAGGCTTCTCACTGAAGATGTGGATCCCCTTTCCTGCGGCGGTTGACTCAACATTGGTTCGTACATATGCCGGTACGATAGAGTATAGCACGTCAACTGCTTCGGTGTCAAGCATTTCGTGTGCGTCTTGGTAGACGCTTGGAATCTTGAAGCGTTCGGCTGTTTCCTGTGCCGTCTGCAAGTTGCTATCGCAGGCAGCGACAATATCCACCGAATTTGTCTCTAATAGGTTCGGAATTCGGGTCCGGTTCGCGAAGTTTCCACATCCATAGAAAGCGACCCGGACGCGCGATGTTGTTGACACGATAAATGTTCTCCAAATTAGTAAGATAAAGATTTTCGCCGATTCCTGTTAATCCTGTCCGAAATATGAGGCAACCCATACTAAATCCTGGACATTCACGACACCATCACCATTCACATCCGCAGTATTTACCCCGGTTTCTCCAAAATATGAGGCGATTAACACTAAATCTTGGACGTTCACTACACCATCACCGTTGACATCCCCTGGTATTTGTAACACAAACGGCGTGAAATCCCACAGCAGCGCCGTGCCATCCTCACTGCCACTGGCAAGTGTGCGACCGTCCGGAGAGAATACGAGGGTGTTAACTGTGTTTGTGTGCCCCGTAAGGACCCCTAAGCGGCGTCCACTGTCCATATCCCATAATCGAATTGTTCTGTCCCAACTTCCACTCGCAAGCGTTTGTCCGTCTGGCGAGAACGCAACACACGAAACCCTTGCCTCATGTCCAGTCAGTAAGTGAATTTCTTCATGGGTATCCGCATCATAAAGCCAAACACCGATGGACCACCGACTGCGAGTAGAGCACCATCTGGAGAATACTGGACGTTTCCCGTTATTGTCCCCCGACCCAGCCGTGCTTTCGCGCCTTCCGGTAAATGCCATTGGGTATAATCTTGAGCAAAGGTGTTCTGGAGAAAAACCGTCGAAAGAAAAAACATCGCCAAAACCGAGAGCCGCTTCCGTTTCATGAGAATCCCTCCCTGTTTTCCGAAAACCGCTTGGAAGAATTTTACGCTCTCCAAGGCGGAACATCCCATGTGTTGAACCACTCCCATTTCCAGATAACCCGTTTCTCGGGCATTCTTACCGCGTATTCTATGCCCGCGGTGAAAGGGAGGAGGTGCGTTCTGTCTCCCACAATTTCACGGATGGATTCAATAAACGCCATTTCATCGGTGACGTTCGGGGGCCAATGTCCCGCTGGTATCGGGTCGGATTTTCGATCGGTTCGATAATGCGTCGGTATCACGAAACGGGGTTGGATTAACTCTACGAGTTCTATAAGCCGAGAAGAAAGCCCTTCACCGAGACCGAGTTTCATGTGAATCAGGAAATCGACTTTGCCGCGGAGGTTTACCAACGCTGGATAGGGTTCGTGTAAGTCGCCCGTATGTAAGACGGAAACATTCTGTGTTGTGTGGGTTATCAGATACCCGTTTGTCGGGAGATCAGGCGTTTGGTTCTCGCCGCTTTCAATCGTCTCGACCTGAATATTTCCAAGATCAAGCGTATCTGAGCCTTGAAAGGCGCGCGATACTCCCTGTTTTTCGTTGAGATGCTTCGGGTAAAGGACCTCAACCTTATCAGCGGGGACGTATTTGGTAATCGGTAGGTCGCGTTCAAAAGCGGCATCACCGTATTTCTCGGCGATGGGTTGTGCGGGTGTCATACAACCGACATTGACAAACAACTTTTTAAAACGCTCGCCACAACATAACTTCTGCAAGGTTACGGGATGGCAGTGGTCGAAGTGTTCGTGGGATATGAAGATGTAGTCGTATATCGGTTCAGCATCGGCTAAATTCTGATTGAATAGATATGGATCGAAAGCGATATTGATATCTCCAAAGCGTACGTCAAATGCGCCGCATCCCCACCATCTCAGAAATATATTTTTCATAACGATAAAGTCCAGTTAATCTCGCTTTATGCCGACGACTACGTTCTCAGATGACACATCTTCCGGTATGACGACAAAAATCTTTCCGGATTCGCAACTTTCACTCTGGGTTTTCAGATACTTTGATATTTCAGCGTCGTCAAGAAGAACTGTACCCTCTGTATCAGAATCAGGCGAGGGTCCAAGGGGCGTGCCAAACTTCCGAACCCATTTGAAGATGGTACTGGGTGCTACTGAAAACATCCGCGCGATTGTACTTATGGAAATCCCACGACAGTATAGGAACACCGCTAAGGCTCTTTGCCACGGCGGTCTCCCACGGGAGGTCAGTCGTGTAAACTGGAATCCACAAGATTTACATTTATAACGTTGGCGTTCCCTAGCTTTCCCATTTTTGATGGCATCTTCCCGTTTGCAGCGCGGACAGTTCATTGCGGTATCCCTCCCTAAGAATTTGATAGAAAACAGTATAACACAAAAACCGTTCGTATGCAATAAACTCGGTTTTAGGGGTTGCAAACCGCATCTACCGAGACGAGGGAGCCTTGGTTTTAGATTTTGGGAAAATTTTTCCCTTGTTATTTTTTTTTGCATTGTATATTATATGTTTAGGTCGAAATTTGCAAGCCAACACAATACACAGCAGAAAAATTTTGAGCAGAAGGTTGTCAATCTTCATCAGAACTTTGGTAGGAGCACACCGTGCTCACGACGCGCACCAGCGCGTAAAGGAGGACACGATCATGGCAGGGAAAC is a window from the Candidatus Poribacteria bacterium genome containing:
- a CDS encoding MBL fold metallo-hydrolase — protein: MKNIFLRWWGCGAFDVRFGDINIAFDPYLFNQNLADAEPIYDYIFISHEHFDHCHPVTLQKLCCGERFKKLFVNVGCMTPAQPIAEKYGDAAFERDLPITKYVPADKVEVLYPKHLNEKQGVSRAFQGSDTLDLGNIQVETIESGENQTPDLPTNGYLITHTTQNVSVLHTGDLHEPYPALVNLRGKVDFLIHMKLGLGEGLSSRLIELVELIQPRFVIPTHYRTDRKSDPIPAGHWPPNVTDEMAFIESIREIVGDRTHLLPFTAGIEYAVRMPEKRVIWKWEWFNTWDVPPWRA
- a CDS encoding Gfo/Idh/MocA family oxidoreductase: MFILLIWRTFIVSTTSRVRVAFYGCGNFANRTRIPNLLETNSVDIVAACDSNLQTAQETAERFKIPSVYQDAHEMLDTEAVDVLYSIVPAYVRTNVESTAAGKGIHIFSEKPQALTMEVAHRINNAIRQAGVISTVGFRERYRPIFQEARRYLMDKHIVHVRFQSFGGLPPSTEGGPKTWWEEVDKSGGSALDWGVHATDYTRFMTGLNVAKSQAFYCERPAYANALSTSFNYCFENGATMTLSFVAAGPGPKSEPRFTIFYEGGCLEIHGYDRIVVNGVVLYQADEFDPWLEQDKTFIRAIQSADASLLQSDYYDGLFSLAPILAGWESSRRGGACMDVAAFMDDA
- a CDS encoding IS1 family transposase, whose protein sequence is MQKKITREKFSQNLKPRLPRLGRCGLQPLKPSLLHTNGFCVILFSIKFLGRDTAMNCPRCKREDAIKNGKARERQRYKCKSCGFQFTRLTSRGRPPWQRALAVFLYCRGISISTIARMFSVAPSTIFKWVRKFGTPLGPSPDSDTEGTVLLDDAEISKYLKTQSESCESGKIFVVIPEDVSSENVVVGIKRD
- a CDS encoding alanine--glyoxylate aminotransferase family protein; the protein is MKKWLFTPGPTPIPSEALLAMAQPIDYHRSADAVALIKDILEKLKHVFQTENDVLFLTSSGTGAMEGAVANLLSPRDSVIVIRSGKFGERWSDICTAYGIEVIPIDVTYGDSVEPQTVEALLTEHPDVKAVFATLCETSTGALHDIEALAGLTRVRPTLLVVDAVSALAADDLQMDNWGVDVVVSCSQKGLMTPPGLAFAALNQRAWDAVKCSDLPKYYLDFQKAYQSGLEGSVPYTPAVTLLAALQCALNRICAEGIRSTIARHNRLAVATRSAIKALGLSLFATSPANTLTSIRLPTEIDGKAFVNLMRDTYGITYAGGQSQLSGKIVRIAHLGWMDENDAIVAISAFERGLCSIGYDVPLGAGVTAAQELLNVREARNEVFSY